GCCAATTACGAACTGTTCATTTTTTGAAACCATATCGGTTTGTTTTTCCAAGCGACACCGAGAAAGTATGCGGGTATGCCAGATATGGTGATTACTAAACCCATGCCGACTTCAAATGGTCTTTCATAACACGGTACAACGACCAAAAAAATGCACAACGCTACAAACACTATAGGTATCCATAATGGTATCTAAAAAAGAAGGAATTTGCATTAATCTTGATATCTAGATAAGCACTTGATGATTAAATCACACTCTTGACATATAAATAGCGCTATCTCTAGATAACGGTAATTCCTTTCATGAGCTCCTAAAGCAGTGCGTTACCTTGATTGGTCGTTCCATATTAGGTCTTTTATAGCGCAGCCATAAAATTCCCGCCACGGAAATCATAATGAAGAAAGACTCTACTATGCTGCAGTATGTGATCAGCACAAATATATCACTTGTGCATAACATCACCAGAGATAGAATACACTGAAACACCAAGAAGATTATGAAATGCGACAAGAAACAGGCTTActtcaatatatttcaaaaattcattatttttggcttttaacattataataaaaatttattcaaaattgtcaaatatataataagcaCTGTACATACCAAAAACACCAAGGCAGGCGTAGGCGTAAATTTGGTCATATTGATATGACTTAACATCGAAGGAAAATGACCGTTCCTAGCGCCAACAAAACACATCCTGGACGACGTCATAATGTGAACGCTTAATCCTCCGAAAGCAGATATCGCTACCATCACAGGTATTGTCCAAGCCATAAATCCAAGGAGTTCATTACCGAAAGTCTAACAAAAATACTGAATTCTACATGCCTATAATGTAGATTCAATTAATAGatcatgaaaaattatggAAGCACTTACCACAGCGATAGCATTGGAAGCGATCATAGCGGTCGGCGTCAAAACCGACAGATAAGCAATGTTTGCCATCACATATATTATAGTTACCATTGGCAGTGATATGTAAATCGCGCGTGGtaaatttctaataacaaaaatttattcaattgttAATTCGACAATCAAgcagtgaaatattttataacaatttcttctttttcacaTTATTAAAAGCTGACTTTGTTGAAAGATGTAACTTACACATaaggattttttaattcttctgTCATAAAATTCAGATAATTCCATCCTGAGTAAGAGAATATACCGGAGTAAAAAGCCACAGCAATTTTACCAGGATTAGTATTTGTGTTTTCAAAAGTATTCGAAAAGTTTTCCACGTGTcctaattaatacaataaattttgattaatgaaCGTTACTCCGAAATGCACTACTAATTCATAAGAAAAACATACCCATGCAGAGCCAAGCTAATCCagctataataataatcatcaGTGCACCGACTTTGGcgaacataaatatattctgcATCTTAGATGTCTGATTTACATCGTAACAATTGATGAACGTGAGGAAACCTGTgtgaacataattttttttagtaatatatttaaactattaaaattttgtacaagCTATATGTATGTTTAGATATCcacatatattttcttttctatgtatttttgtCTAGATATGACGTACCATAagcattttatgtataaatatatcatattttgcgTAAGATGATTTtgcaattgtatttatatttagaaaactaattatatttttaacaatgcaAAAATCTTACATATACTAAGTGCAGCGATTAGTCGCACACCATCATCCGGAGTGGTACAATTTGGGAAAAACGGTTGCATAACGTACTGAGCAAAGGTCAATCCCATAATAGCATTTGTTGTAGGTCTGTAAACAATTAGTTAAGCAACGTTCTTTTTCAACTGAGAAAATTTAAGCTTAGCTAAGAATTTACtcacacaaaaattaaattagcagCCCATAAGTACAGAAATGATGGTAGCGGGCCGAAAGCTTCGTGAATGTAAGCATAATCTCCTCCGCTGCGAGGTATGCTGGTACCCAATTCTGCATAGCATAAGGCACCTATCATAGAAAGCAGACCGCACAGTACCCATATGATCAAAGACAATCCTACGCTGCCCACTTCTTTTATTACTCCTATTGGTGAGATAAAGATGCCtgcaaataacaaatatttaatcttgtaagaattataaaattaatattacatcgtGAAGTAAGTTATGTATTAAACATATACTgagttatttgaaaaattttttagtttctttttcaattctatttaaaaaaaaactaaaaaagtttttaaataattcaatacattattttctatctgagagaattattgtaaaagattAAACTTGAAGAAAATGAAGAGTGAAAATGACACCAACAGATGTTTCTTTTTGATTGCATAAACGTATATAAACAACGTTATCATTTGAGCACACATATGGGATCAAATTTCGCAACATCCACGTTATTGATCTTAATTAACACTAGCGTCCACTCTTcctttatacataataaaacttttaaaaaaattgacttaGACACAATTGAACttctgttataaaaaaaaaaaataaaccagtAAAATTTaccagaaattaatttttataagatatatgtatgtgtaatcTGTTCTCCAAAATTAGTGAGAAAGTaaatattctacatatttataacttgaaCATACCAGAgccaaatataaatattctaaataaatattctatatatttatagcttGAACATACCTGAGCCAAATATAATTCCCAGTATAATAGCTACTCCTTCCAAAAGACCTAATTGCTTTTTCATCTGTACTTTCTCCTGTTGTTTATCAGATTGCAATTTGGATTCTTCTGAGCTTATCAAATGCATCTCTCTGAGAGATTCATCAAATACTTGAGTCACCATTTTTAAGCAATGCCTTCACAGAAggtatctaaattttttcgatcaggatcaataataaattaatttaaaattttttaattaatttcattaaatgtaTCCACCAACAAAAATTGTCATAGAAGATTTATGAAAACTTGATATGTACAGTATcctttatttatgtataatagcAGCATTATCTGAAATTCTAATAGAAATccttatgtaaaattttagagTATGATGTAATCCTATGTCTCAATATACACtaaaattagttaatttaaaaaataaaaatatatatgtaatttattataataaatattgtaactattaattttctatttcataattttttgtaattattaataacttctTTCTCTTGGAAAATCACTTAACACTAAgtagaaattaaacaaaataatgattatacatatttacaatgCCAAAATTCAACTGTAAACAAATATCAATGGATAAATATTAGAGCAAACCGccaataagtaaataaaatatgttatgaAAAAGGAGTACTAACCTGACTATCGAAGTATGCAGTTTGAATGTAACGTCTACTCTCAGTGCTGCGTTTGCCTGTCCTTCTTTACTTCCTTCTCACTTAACTAATAATTAACGGTGTTGCATGAACCGGTTATGAGTGGATATGTGTCTTATATTACATTCATTTCATACTTTATCTTAAACATAGATTAGGTTACATTTAACTACATCTTACCAAACACGTGCGCCCAACGCCAGCTATATAACACACTAGAGTGAGCCTTGAAAAAGTGGGGGTAATCCAGcgtggaagagagagaaagagagagagagagagagagagctatATTGCACTAGAGTCCCTATATATAGAGTCTGgcttgtgtttatttttattggtcGAAACAAAGTTTGGAAAAACATGGCGGAACCAATAGGAATTCTTatagaaagtataataatttgaaaagaaatagaacaagaaaattaataacaatttgtaaGATGCAAGCAATAGCATCCGATAGACGGCGCCAGCGGACGGCAGCCGGTTGATCGAGAGCAGCGCCTCGATAAAATAGATCCTGCGCGCACGCATTCCCGCTCCTCATAATTTGttcatattaaattgtaactgaTCTAAGGATCGAGAATATTCGAGGAAGTCGACCTGCGAGAGAGCCGGAGATCGAATCTCACTCTCTATCGCCGAACCAGCCAGAACAGTCGTActaatcgaaaaaatatagagaGACAGTCGGGccgaatttattaaatcgaaACTCAGTCGTTTTCGCACAGTTGTATTTTCTACATAAAGactatttgttaaatatcacataaaatCAGTGTCGatcttatttaattcattttataaCCATCCTCAAAAACAGTTACTTTATTTATCAGTATTAATTGGACAAGGTCGTGTCGTACTCGAATGTCGAATACgttaaactttgaaataaaagagtcgagtcgaaattaatattactaagaAGTCGATGATCGAAAGATTTTCGTAAGGCttctttcaaattaatattatttttttctagaaatttttaattgaaaaataaagaaaaattaactaataatacttaaaatcaTATCATTACAGTAcccacatagcaaaatttcatcctacggatgtccgtgggatgtaatgtaaaaaattttcagatatccctGGGATGTCTGTACAAAGCCGTAGGATATCCGTAGGGCATCCGTGGGATATCcaaatgtccgcttttcagatatccgtaggacatcaaaaaataaatccctgggatatccctgggatatcctacatatgattaaattagatcccaacaatgtcccctggatatctttttttattcagataaagtccaaataaaattattgaatataggaTAGTGTAAATAATCCGATCttatattcgaaattattttaaaacctcatttaatcaacaaaatggttgcgcaacattatttcattgttgaatgaaatcataagacgattctaaatataaaatcggactataaataccacccagaaaaatatctattttaaatatttatttaaaatgtctttaaaaaatatatttttttaaaagatttaaacagaaattgtttagttttaagttaaggaagcaataaaacagtaatcttaataagtaacgtttctctctttctctctcgaaaagttttatattaattattatttatattttaaaaaattacgacaatCTCGCTTTAATGACATCACTatcaagatattgttttattactattttttattactcctttaaaactaaacaatttttgaaacatattttcaaaatacatatttttttcaaatattttatatagacatttgacatgtaagtatctttatgagcataaaggaaagattattagcaaaatttcttcaaaataaaagcttctattatattacattattttaagaaatagacatatttcaaaaaaggtaaagtacgtataagtaatataaataatagtacatttgaagcacattttattataaaatatgtaattttttaaaaaattttttatttactatataatgtaaaaatagtcacaataaaaataaaatttgtatatataaaaacaaaaactaaagatacgtcttgtacatttcaaaattgcactaGTCACAGTGTTAGAtgatgggcttgttcgttttagctacactggggctgctctgggtctgctctacacaggataatacaggacagataaatagtttgtcctgtattatcttgtttagagcagacccagagctgccccagtgcagctaaaacgaacaagcccataaattaataaacttaatattactaaatattataacttaatatgaataatattacatacataatattttatacataaaattgctaatattatgtataaattatacacatgaacaaaatataataaaaaagtattgaatattttattgtgcagcattcagtttttttattttttcagttgcATGACGAAGCCATGATTTAATTGGTTCCGAAATTTCGTGCTTGGTAGCTTGcgggtattttaattgaactgcacctacaaatacgtataaacatttatataaatataaacatatatctctcaatatatttttaatttttttaaactagatgtttaatgaattagatggaaagttaatctaatttttataatttaataactaaatctaatgacgtttccgaaacactataatgaagttatttttcattaaatacttttcgagttatgaggcttgaaagttacagcattttgacacaaaatacaaaatatcttgtaaaacattcaattttcgggaatcttaccttaatacttttatgcataaaataatgagacgaatcaattgatataaagaaaacacattgttgcttttaagaaaaaatatgtaatttgcaacatgcagctgcatatttttttttacttgtacaaaaaatactTGTACTTTGATACTTGAATACTTGTACTTTACTTGTACTTTAATCTTAACAAATGgacggattaaaattatatttgtatgttatatgtgtgtctacgcatgcacacaaaattaaatttgttctctgttcaaattaagcaaaaaaatgtcttactagaaaatatttatgtaaaaaatcttttgctaaatttgaagaaacagcaattttaatgtacgtatatttttttgtgctagaaatatcttcaggaaatcctacgaataactatttattatcgatctgtATCGTTTGGATCATTTTggattatttcatcaaaatgggatgtcctgcggagatcgtacataagatatccacAGGACATGCTACACGGGATACCCTCAGGTAATCCTACGGATAACGTTTTGCTCTGGATCAAACTGGGACcatttcgatcaaattgggatgtcctggggagatctttgctatgtgggttatatattcttattacttatatattcagtatcacaataatgtttgtatcacaataataaataaaaattatttaaataaaacttattataaataaaactcattgtaaataaaactattaaaaacaatgtgaggttagaattacaaattttatgacaaatcctacttctttataatatcattattcttagatattttattttagaaaccttataccaaataattgtacttacTTTTATAGGCTTCACTctgcttttattaatactatcaaTTTGTAGTCGAATAAGGTGTAGTCAATAAAAGCtttattccataaatatgGTAAACACAAGATGCGTTTATGCATATACCGCCGCCATGTTTTTCCAAAACTAATTGAAAGTTCTCCGACTAGTTTTAATCGACAAGCGGCTCGACCCGGCTGGACAAGAATCCAGCTAGTCTTTTTAGCAATAATTTGTAACGGTCGGAGCACTGAGTTCTCTCGTTCAAAATGTCCGTTAGCCTTATTAATTTAAACCACGTGCTCCGATTGGCTACCGAcagcaataataatgtaaacgCGGTGTAtgaataaatcacttttaccAGAAAGAAGAATGGCCTTTATTACTTTGccttaatacattttacactGCATATCGCTCGACTCGACTAGATCTATTCTCACGACAATTATCGACGACTCTAAACGCGACTGACTCTATCGCCGGTTCTTTACAGAGTGCTTTACCGGATTTCTCTTCGGATAGTCCTGCTCCTGGGGAAGATTCCGGATCGTTCTCGATCCTTCGGCGGATCCGGTGGCGCGCGCATAGATCGATCCGTTAACTCTCGATCTATCGAGAGTCGATATCTTGCGACCCTGTGTATCGCCTAGTGCATATTTGCGCCTCCTATCGGTCGACCGTAGCTATAACTTACAGCTCGGCCATTCTGCAAATGTACTACGTCCCATTTGTAGTACGCAGACTCTGGATGAAGCTCGTGTGTGTGACGTGCATGTGACATCATGCAGTACCGGTAACTATTCctgtattttacttttattgtttctttCACTAACATCAcagtaaaattgttagttaCTAAACGCAACTTATTCTAACGTATCTTACTCTAACGCAACTTGATTTaacgcaatttattttaacgcaACTTATTCTAACGCACTTATTCTAACGCAACTTATTCTAACGCAACTTATTTAGTGCTGGCTGTCCGTTTTTTGTTTAGGACCTCCTGCGTCGGGCATCTGTTTGGCCCAGGGTTTCATCCGCTCGCTTGACATAATCGTGTTCAGCGGTTTCATCTTTACATTAAAACCAggtatatcttttattacatatctgTTATTGCCCAGACTTTTGCCCACTATATACGGGCCGATAAATTTAGGTTTTAATTTAGCGTTTTCCCCGGGTTTAGCCCTTGTATtcctaattaatattaaatcgcCTTCTTCATAAGTTGAAGGTTTCTTAAATCTGACATCGcggtattttttgttataggCGCGAATCAATTCTGACGCCTCGTGCGCCGTAGCGCGTGCGGCGGTTCGCTCACGTTCCAGGTCCGTATCAACGTCGGCTAGGACCCGTGTGAGACGCGCGAACGGAAAGTCTGCGTGGCTGCGTTGCTCGTACCCGAGCAATAGCTTCGACGGGCTGGACTTCGTCATCGAAtggtaagtattatttataatatattgtaatttacttaatGCGTCTTTCCACTGCGACGCGGAATCGATTAATTTAGTCAACGAGGACTTTAGGAAGCGATTCACTCGTTCTACCCTCCCGTTCGCCCAAGGCGCAGCCACGGCAACTTTGCGGTGtttaattctgaatttttccGTAAATTCCGTGAATTCCTTCGACGTGAACGCCGTTCCGCGGTCCGAAATTACTTGTGACGGATTACCAAATgtacaaaagatattttttaaatgatcaGTTACTTCACGCGTCGTGGTTGATTTCGTCGGGCACAACCACGTGAAGCGCGTGAACGCATCCACTACGACGAAGATGTGTTTAAAATGATCTTTCGTTTCTTCCAGCGGCCCGAAATGATCCACGTGGAGTACTTCCAGCGGGATCGACGACGAGGGGTAGAGAGATGTCTCCCCTTCAAAACGATTGACGGCATCGTTCGCCATCAGACAGGTAACACAATTTGCAATGTgctcattaatctttttacgcATCGACGGAAACCAATAGTTTCGACTAACTCCCTCGTATGTTTTAGTCAGGCCGCAATGAGCCATATCATCATGATGGGCCCTAATCAGACTCGTCTCCATTGAAGCAGGTACGACGAAtctacaattattattttctgttttcttatATACTAGTCCgttgaacaatataaatttattactgtCACTAACTGCTAAATTATCGCTAATTTCCTTAATTCTAGGATCAGTGAGCTGCCTCAATTCCAGCTCGCGTTCGATGGGGTGCTCGTTTACATAGCCGACGCAACGACTCAGGGCATCTACGTGTGCCATCTTCTTTCCCGGCCGATGGACCAtccgaaaataataattctgaagGGTGAGTGTCCATCTCGCAATACGCGGGTTAAGATTAGCTTTGTTTACGGCATATACTAACGCGCTGCAATCAGTTACTATTGTGAATTGCAAACCGTATAAGTATAAATGAAATCTCTCGACTGCGCGTACAATGGCTAACATTTCTAATTCAAAACTGTGATAGCGTTGCTCTGCCTCATTGGTGGTCTTGCTAAAGTAAGCCACCGGGCACCAGGATCCGTGCTTCTGCCGCTGCAGAAGGATTGCACCGAGGCCTAAGCTGCTCGCATCAGTATGCAGCTCAGTTTCTGCGGCCGGATCAAACAACGCTAACACCGGAGCTGAGGTGagttctttctttaataattcgaACGCCTCAATACATTTGTCATCAAATCTAAACTCAGTGTCTTTTTTCAAAAGATCTTGTATCGGCCTAGCCTTAATCGCGaagtctttaataaattttcgaaaatagctGGCTAATCCTAAAAACCGTTGCACCTCATGTGCGTTAATTGGTTTTTTATAGTTACGAACCGACTCTACGTGTCTCGGACTCAGTGTAATACCATTACTAGATATTATGTATCCGAGAAattctatttgttttttaagaaattgacattttttataatttaactcAAAATTATACGACTTAAAAATGCTCAATACTTCTTTTAATACCGTTAAATTTTCCTCTACAGTTGCCGTCGGGACCAGTATGTCGTCTATGTACACCAGCACTTTCCCGGCACGTATCAGCGGATTCAAGATTTGGATCACTCGCTTCTGAAACTCGGCCGGCGCTTCCGAGTAGCCAAAGGGTAAGCGGGTGTACTCATACTGCCCGTCGGGCgtcgcaaaagaaaaatactgtGTTGAATTTTCGTGAACTCGAATCTGGTGAAACCCGTCTTTAAGATCTAACAACGTGAAAACGGCTTTATTTGTCAATCGTGAAAGACAATCCTCAATAACCGGAAacggatatttttgttttataattcgaCTATTAAGCGGTCTGAGGTCCACACACAATCTAATTTGTCCGTCTTTCTTCCTTACAGGTATCACGCGTGCGCAGTATGGCGAGATACTCGGCTGTATAATTCCTCGGCGCATCAGGTCGTCCGTGATCTCTCGGATCTTGATGCGTTCCGCATACGCGAATCGTCTCGGTGAGTATGCATATATTGACGCATCTCTCAGGTGCACTTGCACCTTGTAGTCGTCGTTAATCGGAGTGACATTTTCGCTCtctatattcaaaatcgtttttttcaactttcttTTAACATCGGCGTCAAAATCAatctcattattttcaattatttgttcCAGATTTTCCGGCGTGTTCTCGACAGCGTAAAGCGGCAACTGTTGCAACAAGTTAACTCTATAGTTAATTTGACTGTCCTCCGACTCGACAAGATCATATGATacagaaattttatgtaaGCTAATAAAATCTCTTCCTAAAATTAAATCGCATTCAACTGAttctctaattatatataattctaccGCTAGTGCTAAATCATTTAATTGCTTAATTGTTAATTCGACCGGCACGACtccgattatttttaatggtaCGCCACTAAAGTTATAAAACCGTTTCATGGTCGGTAATAACCTATGCGGTCTCGGCTTGACAAGATCTCGGTATACTTCTTCTCGAATAAATGAAACAGGACTCCCTGAATCAACTAAAGCTcgtaaattgcaattaaaattacagataCTTGTAACAACCGCAAACGGCTTGCTGAGACTCCTACTGGCGCCCTCTACTTCCATGACCGCAGCGACGACGGATTCAGCATCGACTTCAGATGGGGCTGCCTCTGTAACAGCTGCTACTGTCCGCGCCGCCGACGGCTGGTTCGGCAACGACGACTTCCCGCCTGCTCGACCCTTCAGCGCGGGACAATCGAACTGGCGGTGGCCCTTCACTTTGCAGTAGAAGCAAACGACGTCGCTTCTGCACACCATATGTGAGTGGCCCTTTCTCCCACAATTCCGGCACACACCGTCTTTGTTTTTCACAGACGCACTCGGCACtgtctttttttcattctcgACACTGCCCTCGGTTATTATTCTCATTCGCTCCAGAAAACTGTCCAAGGTTTCATTCGGCACTGAAAGCGCGATAGCCCTCATTGAGTTTTGCGTGATTCCACCGATTATTAGATGGATCGCGTCTTTTACCGGCAAgtccattttattaataagcgCGAGTTTAGCGATCGAATATTGATCGAAAGTTTCTTTTTGCGCGTTCCACTTCCGCGCTTCGACTCGTTGCATAGCTTTATAAAACGGCACTTTTCTATCGAAAATCTTTAATAGCTCAAGGCGCAGGCCCTGCCACGACTCGATTTCCGGTCCCGACTGTATGTCGTACCACTGGCGCGCGAACTTGACTAATTTGCTCGACGCGGCAAGTAAGGTCACCCCGTCCGTTGCACTGTGTATTTGTGCTACTCTGTCCACTCGTCGCACCCACACCGACACACAATCGTCTTCGGACCCGCCGAACTCGGGAATTTGCGAGGCTAGCCAGGAAATTGCGTTTCCTGCTGGCAGCCCGCTCCCGATGCTCACCAATTGCATCGGTTGAGCTGTATTTAAGGACGACCCCGCGGAGTTCGtcctatttaaattttcattattgtttATCGGAGCCACTGGCTCCTCGGCTCGGCTCGCAGGCGCAGCGGGCCTCGCTGCCTGCAATTGTTGAACAATTTGTACCATAAATTGCTGTTGCTGGAGCTGCAGCATCGACGTCATCTCAGCGAAAACTTGTCGGAACACCCCAGCGGTCAACGGCTCCGCAACTGTTGACCGCGTGGCGGCCGACGGCACCGGTCCTTCTCCGAACGCACCGTGTGGCTCCGCCGGTGCATCCGTGCTCTTAGCCTTCTCCCAATGGgccaaaattgtttttatgagGACCTCGCGGTCCTCCGACAGCGGAAGCTGGTTATGCTTCGCATAATTTTGGAGTTGCTCCAATGAGGCCTTCTCCAAATCGGCTTGCTCCATTTGCGATCTTGTCCTCGGCATTCTCTTCTTTTACTCTCACTCGACTAagtctttgattttttttcggCACGACGCGGGTTCTTGAGCCCGTTTTTCTTCTCGACACGACACGACAATGTTTCTTTCTCGACACGACGCGGGTTTTTGGAGCCCGTTCTCCGTTTCGACACGACACGACAACTTTTCTTTACCGACTTCACTTATCCGACACGACGCGGGTTTTTTGAGCCCGTAATCCCACTTCTGAATTTAATACTGAAAGTTCTCCGACTAGTTTTAATCGACAAGCGGCTCGACCCGGCTGGACAAGAATCCAGCTAGTCTTTTTAGCAATAATTTGTAACGGTCGGAGCACTGAGTTCTCTCGTTCAAAATGTCCGTTAGCCTTATTAATTTAAACCACGTGCTCCGATTGGCTACCGAcagcaataataatgtaaacgCGGTGTAtgaataaatcacttttaccAGAAAGAAGAATGGCCTTTATTACTTTGccttaatacattttacactGCATATCGCTCGACTCGACTAGATCTATTCTCACGACAATTATCGACGACTCTAAACGCGACTGACTCTATCGCCGGTTCTTTACAGAGTGCTTTACCGGATTTCTCTTCGGATAGTCCTGCTCCTGGGGAAGATTCCGGATCGTTCTCGATCCTTCGGCGGATCCGGTGGCGCGCGCATAGATCGATCCGTTAACTCTCGATCTATCGAGAGTCGATATCTTGCGACCCTGTGTATCGCCTAGTGCATATTTGCGCCTCCTATCGGTCGACCGTAGCTATAACTTACATAATCGAGTGGCCAGACTCTATATATAGGGACTCTATATTGCACGAGAACGTCTG
Above is a genomic segment from Linepithema humile isolate Giens D197 chromosome 6, Lhum_UNIL_v1.0, whole genome shotgun sequence containing:
- the gb gene encoding Y+L amino acid transporter 2; translated protein: MVTQVFDESLREMHLISSEESKLQSDKQQEKVQMKKQLGLLEGVAIILGIIFGSGIFISPIGVIKEVGSVGLSLIIWVLCGLLSMIGALCYAELGTSIPRSGGDYAYIHEAFGPLPSFLYLWAANLIFVPTTNAIMGLTFAQYVMQPFFPNCTTPDDGVRLIAALSICFLTFINCYDVNQTSKMQNIFMFAKVGALMIIIIAGLAWLCMGHVENFSNTFENTNTNPGKIAVAFYSGIFSYSGWNYLNFMTEELKNPYVNLPRAIYISLPMVTIIYVMANIAYLSVLTPTAMIASNAIAVTFGNELLGFMAWTIPVMVAISAFGGLSVHIMTSSRMCFVGARNGHFPSMLSHINMTKFTPTPALVFLCILSLVMLCTSDIFVLITYCSIVESFFIMISVAGILWLRYKRPNMERPIKIPLWIPIVFVALCIFLVVVPCYERPFEVGMGLVITISGIPAYFLGVAWKNKPIWFQKMNIKATHTVQKLFLSAREEREID